In Citrus sinensis cultivar Valencia sweet orange chromosome 4, DVS_A1.0, whole genome shotgun sequence, one DNA window encodes the following:
- the LOC102616701 gene encoding gibberellin 2-beta-dioxygenase 6-like, which produces MTVDSNPPLGHHFEKLVCHPDEISTLEPHDCQQQSGIMMEECQLPLIDLIGLNSHDERERAASAEAICRASSEWGFFQVVNHGISPELLRKMRKEQELLFKTPFERKATCGLLNNSYRWGTPTATCPKQFSWSEAFHIPLTKISDQSCYGEFTSLRLVMTEFAAAMSKLARLLARILAENLSQQGGMLDDICNESTCFLRLNRYPVCPISAEMFGLVPHTDSDFLTILYQDQVGGLQLMKDSKWVAVRPNPDALIVNIGDLFQAWSNDVYKSVEHKVMANGKMERYSVAYFLCPSYDSSIGSCTEPSTYRKFTFEEYRKQVQEDVKQTGHKVGLPRFLQVKNAQL; this is translated from the exons ATGACGGTTGATTCTAACCCACCTCTAGGACATCATTTTGAGAAACTTGTGTGCCACCCGGATGAGATTTCTACACTTGAGCCCCATGACTGTCAGCAGCAAAGTGGAATCATGATGGAAGAATGCCAACTTCCATTGATAGACCTCATTGGCCTGAACAGCCATGATGAAAGGGAAAGGGCAGCTAGCGCCGAAGCCATTTGCAGAGCATCATCCGAATGGGGATTCTTCCAAGTGGTGAACCATGGGATAAGCCCTGAACTACTTAGGAAGATGAGGAAAGAGCAAGAGTTATTGTTTAAGACACCATTCGAAAGGAAAGCTACTTGTGGACTTTTGAATAACTCATACAGGTGGGGGACTCCTACAGCTACCTGTCCAAAGCAATTCTCTTGGTCTGAAGCTTTTCACATTCCTCTCACCAAAATTTCTGACCAATCTTGCTATGGAGAGTTCACTTCTCTAAG GTTAGTGATGACAGAATTTGCGGCAGCGATGTCAAAGCTAGCAAGGTTACTTGCAAGGATTCTAGCAGAGAATCTAAGCCAGCAAGGGGGAATGCTTGATGATATCTGCAATGAAAGCACTTGCTTTCTTCGCTTGAATCGCTATCCAGTCTGTCCAATATCTGCTGAAATGTTCGGATTAGTACCACACACTGATAGCGATTTTCTTACAATCCTATATCAAGATCAAGTCGGTGGACTTCAACTCATGAAGGATTCCAAATGGGTGGCCGTTAGACCTAATCCAGATGCTCTTATTGTCAACATTGGCGATCTCTTCCAG GCCTGGAGCAATGATGTTTACAAAAGCGTAGAGCACAAAGTGATGGCTAATGGGAAGATGGAAAGATACTCAGTAGCTTACTTCCTATGCCCTTCATATGACTCTTCAATAGGGAGTTGCACAGAACCTTCTACTTACAGAAAATTCACTTTTGAAGAATACAGAAAACAAGTTCAAGAAGATGTAAAGCAAACTGGGCATAAAGTTGGCCTTCCAAGATTTTTACAAGTGAAGAACGCTCAGCTTTAA